The following coding sequences lie in one Bartonella sp. DGB1 genomic window:
- the asd gene encoding aspartate-semialdehyde dehydrogenase has protein sequence MMQIGFVGWRGMVGSVLLERMVEESDFKDIAPHFYSTSNPGADGPTIDGITYQLKDAKAIEALAEMDIIITCQGGDYTKSIYPALKASGWQGYWIDAASALRMDKDACIILDPVNRLEIDKAINEGIKLFVGGNCSITLSLMGLAGLLKAELIEWMSVMTYQSASGAGAQQVRELITQSAYIGKHLSEDELTDRGSVLPLVKKVNALINSADMPIKAFGVPLMGSIIPWIDSDLGDGNSREEWKGEAETNKILGLQPGTIPVNGLCIRVGVLRCHSAAITMKLKRDISEEEFAALVKSAHPWVHYIPNNKEESVSKLTPAAISGSLQVGVGRYKKMLLKDEQIYSVFTVGDQLLWGAAEPLRRMLNILLRRM, from the coding sequence ATGATGCAAATAGGTTTTGTTGGCTGGCGGGGTATGGTAGGTTCTGTTTTGTTAGAACGTATGGTGGAGGAGAGTGATTTTAAAGATATCGCTCCACATTTTTACAGTACATCTAATCCAGGTGCAGACGGTCCAACCATTGATGGCATTACTTATCAACTGAAAGACGCTAAGGCTATAGAGGCATTAGCGGAAATGGATATTATTATCACGTGCCAAGGCGGAGATTATACAAAATCTATTTATCCAGCGTTGAAAGCTAGCGGCTGGCAGGGTTATTGGATTGATGCAGCTTCTGCATTGCGTATGGATAAAGATGCTTGCATTATTCTTGATCCTGTTAATCGCTTAGAGATCGACAAGGCGATTAATGAGGGCATTAAATTATTCGTCGGCGGCAATTGTTCCATTACGCTAAGCTTAATGGGGTTAGCCGGATTGCTTAAGGCCGAGCTGATTGAATGGATGAGCGTGATGACATATCAATCGGCCTCCGGTGCGGGTGCTCAGCAGGTGCGTGAATTAATTACCCAAAGTGCTTATATTGGTAAACACTTAAGTGAAGATGAATTAACGGATAGAGGCTCTGTATTGCCATTGGTGAAAAAGGTTAATGCTTTGATTAATAGCGCAGACATGCCAATCAAAGCTTTTGGTGTCCCGTTAATGGGTAGTATCATTCCTTGGATTGATAGCGATTTGGGTGATGGCAATAGCCGTGAAGAATGGAAAGGTGAAGCTGAAACCAACAAGATCCTTGGCTTGCAGCCTGGAACTATTCCAGTTAACGGACTATGCATTCGTGTAGGTGTTCTTCGCTGCCATAGTGCTGCTATTACCATGAAACTGAAACGCGATATTAGCGAAGAAGAATTTGCCGCTTTGGTAAAAAGCGCCCACCCTTGGGTGCATTATATACCAAATAACAAAGAAGAGAGTGTCAGTAAATTGACTCCAGCAGCTATTAGTGGTTCGTTACAGGTTGGTGTTGGTCGATATAAGAAAATGTTGCTCAAAGATGAACAGATCTATTCTGTGTTTACCGTAGGAGATCAGTTATTGTGGGGGGCAGCGGAACCGTTGCGCCGTATGCTCAATATTTTGCTTAGACGAATGTGA
- a CDS encoding ATP-grasp domain-containing protein, giving the protein MHTNHKLVVIVDAYGPASKFCHYLHQKGYLCAHLLSTAMPLPRLKLFDLESYDATLVHNGDDNMTIKNIKELAHKMNAKLCEILPGIEPGVLLADKLSHHFGLHSNGIEKSLARRDKSAMADVLAAADIPIPAYCRTTDLQEVLTFAQQQQWPLVLKPLNSAGTDGVHICHSELELSKAFHQVIGTENNMGTVNQAVLVQAFLRGAEYMVNTVSHEGKHYVCDIWHCDKVRIEGYAQIYDKNYLIDSDSEEYEILRKYVFRVLDALDIQFGPAHAEVIITSQGPMLVEIAARISGGVDPLFNQTCLGNDQIELTLESYLTPQKFLQRIGQRYQIKKNGLQVFLSSKKAGTITAMDLPKQLSQIPSVINFNLKPKIGDIVVKTFDLSSSLGMVHLAAENKYSLLEDYQHIQQLLDKYVEIC; this is encoded by the coding sequence ATGCATACAAATCACAAGCTAGTAGTTATCGTCGATGCCTACGGACCCGCGAGTAAATTTTGCCACTATCTACATCAGAAAGGATATCTATGCGCTCATCTACTTAGCACCGCTATGCCCCTACCACGCCTTAAGCTATTTGATCTAGAAAGCTATGATGCCACATTGGTCCATAACGGCGATGATAATATGACTATAAAAAATATCAAAGAATTGGCACACAAAATGAACGCAAAATTATGTGAAATTCTGCCTGGTATTGAACCCGGTGTATTGCTAGCCGATAAACTTAGTCATCATTTCGGCCTGCATAGCAATGGCATTGAAAAAAGCCTTGCGCGGCGCGATAAATCTGCAATGGCGGATGTGTTAGCCGCGGCAGATATTCCAATTCCTGCCTATTGCCGTACTACAGATCTGCAGGAAGTTCTGACTTTTGCACAGCAACAACAATGGCCTCTCGTACTAAAGCCACTTAATAGTGCCGGCACTGACGGCGTACATATTTGTCATTCAGAACTGGAATTAAGCAAGGCGTTTCACCAAGTTATTGGTACAGAAAACAATATGGGAACCGTTAATCAGGCCGTATTAGTACAAGCTTTTTTACGGGGTGCGGAATATATGGTAAATACCGTCAGCCACGAGGGAAAACACTATGTTTGTGATATTTGGCATTGTGATAAAGTTCGCATTGAAGGCTATGCGCAAATTTATGATAAAAACTATCTCATTGACAGCGACTCCGAAGAATACGAGATTCTAAGAAAATACGTATTCAGAGTTTTAGATGCGCTAGATATTCAATTCGGCCCAGCACATGCAGAAGTCATCATCACATCGCAAGGGCCAATGCTGGTTGAGATCGCCGCACGCATCAGCGGCGGCGTAGACCCTCTATTTAACCAGACCTGTCTCGGCAATGATCAAATTGAATTAACTTTGGAAAGTTATTTGACCCCGCAAAAATTTCTGCAACGCATTGGTCAACGCTATCAGATCAAGAAAAACGGACTTCAGGTCTTTCTATCATCGAAGAAGGCTGGAACAATCACAGCAATGGATTTACCAAAACAGCTTAGTCAAATTCCTAGCGTAATTAACTTCAATCTAAAACCAAAAATAGGGGATATTGTAGTCAAAACCTTTGATCTAAGTAGTTCGCTCGGCATGGTGCATTTAGCAGCTGAAAACAAATATTCATTACTGGAAGATTACCAACATATACAGCAATTACTGGATAAATACGTAGAGATTTGCTAA
- a CDS encoding M48 family metallopeptidase has product MITVNEIPVKVIRKKIKNLHLGVYPPNGLVRVAAPEKFSDESIRLAVITRLSWIKQQIKSFQEQPRQSKREMVSGEDHYYLGRRYLLDVVYTDKTPFVEIKNKKKIVLNINLDTGREAREKLLKHWYRNEMQKILPKIIKKWEIKSGLKVQSYGIRRMKTKWGSCNQTQKRIWLNLELIKKPKNCIEYVVMHEMVHFLERTHNDNFIYYMDRFMPKWRIFKNELNKSVLAYENW; this is encoded by the coding sequence ATGATCACCGTTAATGAAATACCGGTTAAAGTTATTCGTAAAAAAATCAAGAATCTTCATTTAGGAGTATATCCACCTAATGGATTAGTAAGAGTTGCTGCACCAGAAAAATTTAGCGATGAATCTATAAGGTTAGCTGTTATAACGAGACTTAGCTGGATTAAACAACAAATAAAATCTTTTCAAGAACAACCGCGTCAAAGTAAGAGAGAGATGGTCTCAGGAGAAGATCATTATTATCTTGGTCGTAGATATTTATTAGATGTTGTTTATACGGATAAAACTCCTTTTGTGGAAATTAAAAATAAAAAAAAGATAGTATTAAATATCAACCTTGATACTGGAAGAGAAGCACGCGAAAAATTGCTAAAACATTGGTATCGTAACGAAATGCAAAAGATCCTCCCGAAAATTATTAAAAAATGGGAGATAAAATCAGGATTAAAGGTTCAATCTTACGGTATTAGAAGAATGAAAACAAAATGGGGAAGCTGTAACCAAACGCAAAAAAGAATATGGCTTAATTTAGAGCTTATAAAAAAGCCAAAAAATTGTATTGAATATGTAGTAATGCATGAAATGGTTCACTTTCTTGAACGCACACATAATGATAACTTTATATATTATATGGATCGATTTATGCCAAAATGGAGAATTTTCAAAAATGAATTAAATAAATCTGTACTTGCTTATGAAAATTGGTAA